In Fimbriiglobus ruber, a genomic segment contains:
- the rbfA gene encoding 30S ribosome-binding factor RbfA: MKSHRVARVSEVIREVAASTILFDLRDPRVKSVTVTRAEVSADLQHAKVHVSIMGTEREQLRTMQGLQNAAGFVQSKLAKRLTTRFIPRILFVLDEGVKKSIEIARLLREAQGESPESATAGETDAETEDFDDNEELTDGEHDHPAAAGVENVPEGHPSPAPPVAGPDHVPPTP, from the coding sequence ATGAAGTCTCACAGGGTAGCGCGGGTGTCGGAAGTGATCCGGGAGGTGGCGGCGTCCACGATCCTGTTTGATCTCCGGGATCCGCGCGTCAAAAGCGTCACGGTCACCCGCGCCGAAGTCTCCGCGGACCTCCAACACGCCAAGGTACACGTGTCCATCATGGGCACGGAACGGGAGCAACTGCGTACGATGCAGGGGTTGCAGAACGCGGCCGGGTTCGTGCAGTCGAAGCTGGCCAAGCGGCTGACCACCCGGTTCATCCCGCGCATCCTGTTCGTGCTGGACGAGGGGGTCAAGAAGAGCATCGAAATCGCCCGCCTGCTCCGCGAGGCTCAGGGGGAATCCCCCGAATCGGCGACTGCCGGTGAGACCGATGCCGAAACCGAGGACTTTGACGATAATGAAGAGCTGACCGACGGGGAACACGACCACCCGGCCGCGGCCGGTGTCGAGAACGTCCCCGAGGGGCACCCGAGTCCCGCCCCGCCGGTCGCCGGGCCCGACCATGTGCCCCCGACCCCGTGA
- the nusA gene encoding transcription termination factor NusA, producing the protein MAVAKKEPPKEQLPSKADIGKEVLKLVDLMHEEKKISRDVIFGGIEAAIQLAAERHFGVEEGIHVQIDRATGEISARKGTEELNPVVLGRIAAQSAKQVMIQKIREAESDTVFNEFTAKKGELVVGVVQRVDAGTAIVSLGKSEALLPRSEQIPGESHHVGERVKSVIFEVRKTGHRVKIVLSRAHPDFVKALFEEEIPEIDDRTIDIRAVAREAGYRSKVAVSSIDLKVDCVGACVGVRGSRIKNIIEELNGERIDIVRWNDSLQVLVPNALQPAQISDVFTYPRLGRAIVLVTEDQLSLAIGRRGQNVRLASKLVGMDIEIMTHDELGEALERAERWFGQLPHSTPETVQTMIEEGFLSYNELTFIDAEELIKFTGLNEEQAAEVIDYAEEYADTMDRSAEEERAAAAEAVAAAEAAAEAAEAGGEASESGDEGANSEGVVVSNTSTESEGGELKSEAEASGESEHHPDTTYHEGMPTDTQAIEEARVHETERTGEDGEETTPSPDETTQGPTA; encoded by the coding sequence ATGGCCGTCGCCAAGAAAGAACCGCCGAAAGAGCAACTGCCGAGCAAGGCGGACATCGGCAAAGAGGTTCTCAAGCTCGTCGACTTGATGCACGAGGAGAAGAAAATCTCCCGGGACGTCATTTTCGGCGGGATCGAGGCGGCCATCCAGCTCGCGGCCGAGCGGCACTTCGGGGTCGAAGAAGGGATTCACGTCCAAATCGACCGGGCGACCGGTGAGATCAGTGCCCGCAAGGGGACGGAAGAGCTGAACCCGGTCGTCCTCGGGCGGATCGCCGCCCAGTCCGCCAAGCAGGTGATGATCCAGAAGATCCGCGAGGCGGAGTCGGACACCGTATTCAACGAGTTCACGGCCAAGAAGGGCGAGTTGGTCGTCGGGGTGGTTCAACGGGTCGACGCCGGGACGGCGATCGTTTCGCTCGGGAAGAGCGAAGCCCTACTGCCGCGGAGCGAGCAAATCCCCGGGGAAAGTCACCACGTCGGCGAGCGCGTGAAATCGGTCATCTTTGAAGTGCGAAAGACCGGGCACCGGGTCAAGATCGTACTCTCCCGCGCCCACCCGGACTTCGTAAAGGCGTTATTCGAGGAAGAAATTCCGGAAATCGACGACCGGACGATCGACATCCGGGCGGTCGCCCGCGAGGCCGGCTATCGGTCCAAGGTGGCGGTCTCGAGCATCGACCTCAAGGTCGACTGCGTCGGGGCGTGCGTCGGGGTTCGCGGCAGCCGGATCAAGAACATCATTGAAGAACTCAACGGCGAGCGGATCGACATCGTCCGCTGGAACGACTCGCTGCAAGTGCTGGTACCAAACGCACTTCAGCCGGCCCAGATCAGCGACGTGTTCACGTACCCGCGGCTCGGCCGCGCGATCGTCCTCGTCACCGAAGACCAGCTGTCGCTGGCGATCGGCCGCCGCGGGCAGAACGTCCGGCTCGCGAGCAAACTCGTCGGCATGGACATCGAAATCATGACGCACGACGAACTCGGCGAGGCACTCGAACGGGCCGAGCGGTGGTTCGGGCAGCTGCCGCACTCCACCCCCGAAACCGTCCAGACGATGATCGAGGAAGGCTTCCTTTCGTACAATGAATTGACGTTCATTGATGCCGAAGAACTCATAAAATTCACCGGCCTCAACGAGGAACAGGCGGCCGAGGTCATCGACTACGCCGAAGAGTACGCCGATACGATGGACCGCAGCGCCGAAGAAGAGCGGGCGGCGGCGGCCGAAGCGGTAGCCGCGGCCGAGGCGGCCGCTGAAGCGGCGGAGGCCGGCGGAGAAGCGTCCGAATCCGGGGACGAGGGTGCGAACTCCGAAGGCGTGGTTGTGTCCAATACCAGTACGGAAAGCGAAGGCGGGGAGCTAAAGTCCGAGGCCGAAGCCTCGGGCGAGAGCGAACACCACCCCGACACCACTTACCACGAAGGGATGCCGACCGACACTCAGGCGATCGAAGAAGCGCGGGTCCACGAAACAGAACGGACCGGTGAGGACGGGGAAGAAACCACACCCAGTCCCGACGAAACCACCCAGGGGCCGACGGCATGA
- a CDS encoding endonuclease has translation MPATMNKQQLLNQTLTLLKKKFPAPPEPDKRPVLEEVVYAICREGVPSAKADAAYARMRSEFFDWNEVRVSTIQEVANVFEGLPDAGDRAKRVVEFLQEHFERTYSFELDDLEKKGLKQAAKQLARYKDKGVSDFVVAWVTQRSLGGHAVPLDEPTLRVLRRLNVIEEGEIDDLEAVRGSIEHFIPKAKGFEFTEEMIQLADAVCVADTPHCPHCPLKADCPTGIENLSKPKAAADKPKPKSR, from the coding sequence ATGCCGGCAACCATGAACAAACAACAACTCTTAAATCAGACGCTGACCCTTCTCAAGAAGAAATTCCCCGCCCCGCCCGAGCCCGACAAGCGGCCGGTGCTGGAAGAGGTCGTGTACGCGATCTGCCGCGAGGGCGTGCCGTCCGCCAAGGCCGACGCCGCATACGCCCGAATGCGGTCCGAGTTCTTCGACTGGAACGAGGTCCGCGTCAGCACGATTCAGGAAGTCGCCAACGTCTTCGAAGGACTCCCGGACGCCGGGGACCGGGCCAAACGGGTCGTCGAATTCCTCCAGGAACATTTCGAGCGGACCTACTCGTTCGAGCTGGACGACTTGGAGAAGAAGGGTCTCAAGCAGGCGGCCAAGCAGCTCGCGCGGTACAAGGACAAGGGCGTGAGCGACTTCGTGGTCGCGTGGGTGACGCAGCGGTCGCTCGGCGGGCACGCCGTCCCGCTCGACGAACCGACGCTCCGCGTCCTCCGTCGCTTGAACGTGATCGAGGAAGGCGAGATCGACGACCTGGAAGCCGTCCGCGGCAGCATTGAACACTTCATCCCGAAGGCCAAAGGCTTCGAGTTTACGGAAGAAATGATCCAACTCGCCGACGCCGTCTGCGTGGCCGACACCCCGCACTGCCCGCACTGCCCGCTCAAGGCCGATTGCCCCACCGGCATCGAGAACCTGTCCAAGCCCAAGGCGGCGGCCGACAAACCGAAGCCGAAGTCGCGGTAG
- a CDS encoding prenyltransferase/squalene oxidase repeat-containing protein, with product MRLPFAALLLFVPAVATAQTPEIDAAVKAKLVALKYVGSLQDAETGAFKADAKAKPGLRATSAAVRATKYLGGQVAHKDKIAEFVMKCYDPSTGAFADTPGGKADVPLTSVGVMAAVELDVPKTKFAKALTYLKDNAKTFEDVRIGAAAVEAWCVKDCPFDLAPWIKIADDFAAKELPDPKDGGARETGSVVAFYLRLGKALPAGHTAELVLNEGQRADGGWGKAGEKASDLETTYRVMRAFYLLKTKPKNVAGLRDFLTACHNTDGGTGAKAGDLSSTGGVYYSAIIQKWLSEIK from the coding sequence GTGCGTTTACCGTTCGCCGCCCTGTTGCTATTCGTCCCGGCCGTCGCCACCGCTCAAACGCCCGAGATCGATGCGGCCGTTAAAGCGAAGCTCGTGGCCCTGAAATACGTTGGTTCGCTTCAAGACGCCGAGACCGGCGCGTTCAAGGCGGACGCCAAGGCCAAGCCGGGCCTCCGGGCCACGTCGGCTGCCGTTCGCGCGACGAAGTACCTCGGCGGGCAGGTGGCCCACAAGGATAAAATCGCCGAGTTCGTGATGAAGTGCTACGACCCGTCGACCGGCGCCTTCGCGGACACACCGGGGGGCAAAGCCGATGTCCCGCTCACGAGCGTCGGCGTGATGGCCGCGGTCGAACTCGACGTGCCGAAAACGAAGTTCGCGAAGGCACTGACCTATCTGAAAGACAACGCGAAGACCTTTGAAGACGTGCGGATTGGGGCGGCCGCGGTCGAGGCCTGGTGCGTGAAAGACTGCCCGTTCGACCTGGCCCCCTGGATCAAAATCGCCGACGACTTCGCCGCGAAGGAACTCCCGGACCCGAAAGACGGCGGTGCCCGCGAAACCGGGTCGGTCGTGGCGTTTTATTTACGTCTCGGGAAAGCCCTTCCCGCGGGCCACACGGCCGAACTGGTGTTGAATGAAGGACAGCGGGCGGACGGCGGGTGGGGCAAAGCCGGTGAGAAAGCCTCGGACCTGGAAACGACGTACCGCGTCATGCGGGCCTTTTACCTGCTGAAAACCAAGCCCAAAAACGTCGCCGGGCTGCGAGACTTCCTGACGGCATGTCACAACACGGACGGCGGGACCGGCGCCAAAGCCGGCGACCTGTCATCCACCGGTGGCGTGTACTATTCGGCCATCATTCAAAAATGGTTGTCCGAGATTAAATAA
- a CDS encoding DUF503 domain-containing protein — protein sequence MIVGTVKARLLVRESRSLKDKRQVVRSILDRLRNQFNVSAAEVDALDDYRLVVLGIAAVGPEAAHVKGVLQTITEALRAHPIAEFLGSEIEVGS from the coding sequence ATGATCGTTGGCACCGTGAAGGCCCGTCTTCTCGTCCGCGAGTCGCGGTCCCTGAAAGACAAGCGGCAGGTGGTCCGGAGTATTCTGGACCGCCTGCGCAACCAGTTTAATGTTTCCGCCGCCGAGGTCGACGCGCTGGACGATTACCGGCTCGTCGTCCTCGGTATTGCGGCGGTCGGCCCCGAGGCCGCCCACGTTAAAGGCGTACTCCAGACGATTACCGAGGCGCTGCGGGCCCACCCGATCGCCGAATTTCTCGGGAGCGAGATCGAAGTCGGAAGTTGA
- the infB gene encoding translation initiation factor IF-2 — protein MSKTQESPKDSKDPKGGGKIRVFALAAELNVDTKAVLEFCKELGYGTIKNQLSGLEHEQVDAIRDRVKKGARPSHAGPAHAPTPPKPVAPPKLDSKIPTLSKPKTLPSKPTAPPVAEAPVAPPAIPAAVPAAAAPEKAPPKPVTAPVAESTPVVPPAVKPADIEVAKPEVPTHAPIAPPEPAHVAHAAAPAAAKPTEPVTPPAVTVTHHEVAALAAVTHEPAAAVEPKTVAPTAPREPVHEPAAVVAEAAAPTTQPASARPNPQMPPPLAPRGVPNLNARGPVPGNKPPVLGGNRPPVVLPPKPPGAPQTSGGPPKPPVQAGPPAGHTPPVRPQPAFGPAGAIPPRSGPSAPPPFGGARPGAPGQGQGHAGSGGARPPFGPGGPPRQGGPGMGGGGGSTRAGGLPHRTGGPGGPRGGPGPAASGPRPAAGAGGPPGAAKTVKLSPEQIERLRLLERKRGEKISIQDIPKATAAPAAPAGEGAKPGGLAPGGPARPGRPMGEGGEADDGKGGKRPGEVAGRDQRHKTRQDKGRQHRPLTDRSAIIIGTGGRVDMIETQHGSRIKKHRGKQHVKPPKVVTGGRIEIALPITVRTLSETIGMKVGELILKLKNLTNSLFTINSGVEFEVAEMIAIEKKIELVAKKQVTAESSLEATITERKASANQLPRPPIVTIMGHVDHGKTSLLDRIRQQYGLSSDVVSTEAGGITQVLRAWRVEKGGKSTTFLDTPGHEAFTKMRARGANVTDIAVIVVSASDGVMPQTEEAIAHARAADVDIIVAINKVDLPDANIDKTRRQLYQLNLLPDTMGGDVPFVECSAKTGKGIDELLDSVAVLAELAELTADPTQAGSGTCLEAYLEGDRGVIATLLVQNGTLSKGDVVLCGATFGRVRAMYDDLGRPIEEAGPSTPVKFIGLDEVPDADDPFYVVDNIATAREIAGKRRERRSETDRFKFQAVNLDKLKEQNAKIKITELKVILKAEARGSVEAIKKELEKLVHEEVRVRVLHAAIGAISESDITLALTSPENTMIVGFNVTADDAALKLAEQRGISLREYQIIYNLVDDVKAALEGRLKPVEEVVHLGRAIVRETFKISKTGTIAGCYVTSGTIERNAKVRVIRDGTVLYPPAEKTASLDSLKRFKDDAKEVREGFECGMKIAGFDDIKVGDVIEAYRIEIRQRTL, from the coding sequence TTGTCGAAGACGCAAGAGAGTCCGAAAGATTCCAAAGATCCCAAGGGCGGCGGAAAAATCCGCGTGTTCGCCCTTGCGGCCGAACTGAATGTGGACACCAAAGCCGTTCTGGAGTTCTGCAAGGAACTCGGGTACGGGACCATCAAAAACCAACTCAGTGGACTGGAACACGAACAAGTCGATGCCATTCGCGACCGCGTGAAGAAGGGCGCCCGCCCCTCTCATGCCGGCCCGGCTCACGCGCCCACACCTCCGAAGCCCGTCGCGCCGCCCAAACTCGACTCGAAAATCCCGACGCTGAGCAAACCCAAGACGTTGCCATCGAAGCCGACCGCGCCGCCGGTCGCCGAGGCTCCCGTCGCTCCCCCGGCGATTCCCGCCGCGGTGCCGGCGGCCGCCGCACCAGAAAAAGCCCCGCCCAAACCCGTCACCGCCCCGGTCGCCGAATCGACGCCCGTGGTGCCTCCCGCCGTCAAACCGGCAGACATAGAGGTCGCGAAACCCGAAGTGCCGACACACGCCCCGATCGCTCCTCCCGAACCGGCGCACGTCGCCCACGCCGCGGCTCCCGCGGCCGCCAAACCGACCGAACCGGTCACACCGCCGGCCGTAACCGTTACCCATCATGAAGTAGCCGCCCTGGCTGCCGTAACGCACGAGCCGGCTGCCGCGGTCGAGCCCAAGACGGTCGCCCCGACCGCCCCGCGAGAGCCGGTTCACGAACCGGCGGCCGTCGTCGCCGAGGCTGCCGCGCCGACGACCCAGCCCGCTTCGGCCCGGCCGAATCCGCAGATGCCCCCGCCCCTCGCCCCGCGCGGCGTGCCGAACTTGAACGCCCGCGGGCCGGTTCCGGGCAACAAGCCGCCGGTTCTCGGCGGGAACCGCCCGCCGGTCGTTCTCCCACCGAAACCACCAGGCGCCCCGCAAACCAGTGGTGGCCCGCCGAAGCCGCCCGTGCAAGCAGGGCCGCCGGCCGGTCACACGCCCCCGGTCCGCCCTCAACCCGCTTTCGGCCCCGCTGGCGCGATTCCACCGCGCTCCGGTCCGTCGGCCCCTCCGCCGTTCGGTGGCGCGAGACCGGGCGCGCCCGGTCAAGGTCAAGGGCACGCTGGTAGCGGCGGTGCCCGTCCGCCTTTTGGACCCGGTGGCCCGCCCCGTCAGGGTGGTCCCGGTATGGGCGGCGGTGGTGGCTCGACACGAGCGGGTGGACTTCCCCACCGGACAGGCGGCCCGGGTGGCCCCCGCGGCGGCCCCGGTCCTGCTGCGTCCGGTCCTCGTCCCGCCGCGGGTGCCGGCGGTCCCCCCGGTGCGGCGAAGACGGTGAAACTCTCGCCCGAACAAATCGAGCGTCTTCGACTGCTCGAACGGAAACGCGGCGAAAAGATTTCGATCCAAGACATCCCGAAGGCGACCGCCGCGCCGGCCGCGCCGGCCGGCGAAGGCGCGAAGCCGGGCGGTTTGGCGCCGGGCGGCCCGGCCCGGCCCGGTCGCCCTATGGGTGAGGGTGGCGAGGCCGACGACGGGAAGGGCGGCAAGCGGCCGGGCGAAGTCGCCGGCCGGGACCAGCGGCACAAGACCCGCCAGGACAAGGGCCGCCAGCACCGCCCGCTGACCGACCGCAGCGCGATCATCATCGGCACCGGCGGCCGCGTCGACATGATCGAGACCCAGCACGGGTCGCGGATCAAGAAGCACCGTGGCAAGCAGCACGTCAAGCCGCCCAAGGTCGTCACCGGTGGGCGCATCGAAATCGCCTTGCCGATCACCGTCCGGACCCTGTCCGAGACGATCGGGATGAAGGTCGGGGAACTGATCCTCAAGCTCAAGAACCTGACCAACTCGCTGTTCACGATCAACTCGGGCGTCGAATTCGAAGTGGCGGAAATGATCGCCATCGAGAAGAAGATCGAGCTGGTCGCAAAGAAGCAGGTGACGGCCGAAAGTTCGCTGGAGGCGACGATCACCGAGCGGAAGGCGTCCGCCAACCAGCTGCCGCGGCCCCCGATCGTCACGATCATGGGCCACGTCGACCACGGGAAAACGTCGCTCCTGGACCGGATTCGGCAGCAGTACGGCCTCTCGTCCGACGTCGTCTCGACCGAGGCCGGCGGGATCACCCAGGTGCTCCGCGCGTGGCGGGTCGAGAAGGGCGGGAAGTCGACCACGTTCCTCGACACTCCGGGCCACGAGGCGTTCACCAAGATGCGGGCCCGCGGGGCCAACGTCACGGACATCGCCGTGATCGTCGTCTCCGCGTCCGACGGCGTGATGCCGCAGACCGAAGAGGCGATCGCCCACGCCCGGGCGGCCGACGTGGACATCATCGTCGCCATCAACAAGGTAGACCTGCCGGACGCGAACATCGACAAGACGCGGCGGCAGTTGTACCAGCTTAACCTGCTCCCGGACACGATGGGCGGGGACGTCCCGTTCGTCGAGTGTTCGGCCAAGACCGGCAAGGGCATCGACGAGCTGCTCGACTCCGTCGCCGTCCTCGCCGAACTGGCCGAACTCACGGCCGACCCGACCCAGGCCGGGTCCGGGACGTGTCTGGAAGCGTACCTCGAAGGCGACCGCGGGGTCATCGCCACGCTGCTCGTCCAGAACGGGACGCTCTCCAAGGGCGACGTGGTCCTCTGCGGGGCGACCTTCGGCCGCGTCCGCGCGATGTACGACGACCTCGGCCGGCCGATCGAGGAGGCCGGCCCGAGTACGCCGGTCAAGTTCATCGGCCTGGACGAGGTGCCGGACGCCGACGACCCGTTCTACGTGGTCGACAACATCGCCACCGCGCGCGAGATCGCCGGCAAGCGGCGGGAGCGCCGGTCCGAGACCGACCGCTTCAAGTTCCAGGCGGTCAACCTGGACAAGCTGAAGGAGCAGAACGCCAAGATCAAGATCACCGAACTCAAGGTGATCCTGAAGGCCGAGGCCCGCGGGTCGGTCGAGGCGATCAAGAAGGAACTCGAAAAGCTCGTCCACGAGGAGGTCCGCGTCCGCGTCCTCCACGCCGCGATCGGGGCGATCAGCGAGTCCGACATCACCCTCGCGCTCACGTCGCCCGAGAACACGATGATCGTCGGGTTCAACGTGACGGCCGACGACGCCGCGCTGAAACTGGCCGAGCAGCGCGGGATCAGTCTCCGCGAGTACCAGATCATTTATAACCTCGTCGACGACGTGAAGGCGGCCCTCGAAGGGCGCCTCAAGCCGGTCGAGGAGGTGGTCCACCTGGGCCGGGCGATCGTCCGCGAGACGTTCAAAATCTCGAAGACCGGGACCATCGCCGGCTGTTACGTCACCAGCGGGACGATCGAGCGGAACGCCAAGGTCCGGGTCATCCGGGACGGCACCGTGCTGTACCCGCCGGCCGAAAAGACGGCCAGCCTGGACTCGCTCAAGCGGTTCAAGGACGACGCCAAGGAGGTCCGCGAGGGGTTCGAGTGCGGGATGAAGATCGCGGGGTTCGACGACATCAAGGTCGGCGATGTGATCGAGGCCTACCGCATCGAAATCCGCCAGCGGACGCTGTAA
- the mog gene encoding molybdopterin adenylyltransferase, with protein sequence MKIGIVTISDRASRGIYEDKSGPAIAACLQEILTCVWEPVVRVIPDDRPGIDDVLKELCDREGCSLVVTTGGTGPAKRDVTPEATEAVCEKMMPGFGELMRAVSLKSVPTAILSRQTAGIRGSTLIINLPGKPTAIRECLLAVFPAVPYCVDLIGGAYLTTNEAVVKAFRPKG encoded by the coding sequence ATGAAGATCGGCATCGTCACCATCTCCGACCGCGCGAGCCGTGGGATTTACGAGGACAAAAGCGGTCCAGCCATCGCCGCGTGCTTGCAAGAAATCCTGACCTGCGTCTGGGAACCGGTCGTGCGCGTGATCCCGGACGACCGCCCGGGAATCGACGACGTTCTCAAGGAACTGTGTGACCGGGAGGGATGTTCGCTCGTCGTCACCACGGGCGGGACCGGCCCGGCGAAGCGCGACGTGACGCCGGAAGCGACCGAGGCGGTGTGTGAAAAGATGATGCCGGGGTTCGGCGAGTTGATGCGCGCCGTGTCGCTCAAGTCTGTGCCCACGGCTATCCTGTCGCGGCAGACCGCCGGCATCCGCGGGAGTACGCTGATTATCAACTTGCCGGGCAAGCCGACCGCCATCCGCGAATGCCTCCTCGCCGTGTTCCCCGCGGTCCCGTACTGCGTAGACTTGATCGGCGGAGCCTACCTGACCACGAACGAGGCTGTTGTGAAAGCCTTCCGGCCCAAAGGCTGA
- a CDS encoding ABC transporter ATP-binding protein gives MPSLSLTRVAKTYSGNTIGLHPTDLEVESGERVALLGPSGSGKSTLLRLISGLEELSEGTITINGERVDRLPPHRRSVGFLSQRPALYPHLTVEQNLLASGTQSPRKHTPPTHHISLAETVELLRISPLLSRLPHELSGGERQRVALGKLLIRQAGVWLLDEPFGALDPVFRTEFRADLHLLLERTGATMIIVTHDPIDASALGRRIGVLGDGRLQQIGSPDELRTRPGNRFVAFCLGRLSLIDGRVNRGDPSGRTFVSECGSVVVPLPDWLDSNLANRLGMATGGSLTLGIRPEAVAAVQADGSDATRPGVILAGWSVVAVEPAGSRWVLTAARGRTRIRVEWSSGSPPLVGSLADWFLPADHCVWFDGQTGRRIGDSEQPVG, from the coding sequence ATGCCATCGTTATCCCTCACTCGCGTCGCAAAAACTTACTCCGGCAACACGATCGGACTCCACCCGACTGACCTGGAAGTCGAGTCGGGTGAGCGGGTCGCCTTGCTCGGGCCGAGCGGGTCCGGAAAATCCACGCTATTACGATTGATCTCGGGACTGGAAGAACTGAGCGAAGGGACGATCACGATCAACGGAGAGCGGGTGGACCGCTTGCCGCCGCATCGAAGAAGTGTGGGCTTTCTGTCGCAGCGCCCGGCGCTGTATCCTCATCTGACTGTTGAACAGAATCTTCTCGCGAGCGGCACACAATCTCCGCGGAAACACACCCCGCCGACCCACCACATCTCGTTGGCCGAGACCGTCGAACTCCTTCGCATCTCTCCGCTTTTATCTCGTTTACCGCACGAACTTTCGGGCGGGGAGCGACAACGTGTGGCGCTGGGGAAGTTGTTAATCCGGCAAGCCGGGGTGTGGTTGCTGGACGAACCGTTCGGTGCACTCGATCCGGTTTTCCGCACCGAATTCCGGGCCGATCTGCACTTGCTACTCGAACGTACTGGCGCCACAATGATTATCGTTACCCATGACCCGATCGACGCTTCGGCCCTGGGCCGCCGCATCGGGGTGCTCGGGGACGGTCGTCTGCAACAAATCGGCTCGCCCGACGAGTTGCGAACCCGCCCGGGCAACCGATTTGTGGCGTTTTGTCTGGGGCGTTTGAGTTTGATCGATGGTCGTGTGAACAGAGGTGATCCTTCGGGGCGGACTTTCGTCTCGGAGTGCGGGTCGGTCGTCGTGCCGTTGCCGGATTGGCTCGACTCCAACCTGGCGAATCGGCTCGGAATGGCAACAGGCGGCAGCCTGACGCTCGGCATCCGACCCGAAGCCGTCGCCGCGGTTCAGGCCGATGGTTCGGACGCGACGAGACCCGGCGTGATCCTGGCCGGGTGGTCCGTTGTCGCGGTCGAGCCGGCCGGGAGTCGATGGGTTCTGACCGCCGCCCGCGGTCGTACCCGGATTCGGGTCGAGTGGTCGTCCGGGTCGCCGCCGTTGGTCGGTTCGCTCGCGGATTGGTTCCTGCCCGCTGACCACTGTGTCTGGTTCGATGGCCAAACCGGCCGCCGAATAGGTGATTCGGAACAACCTGTTGGCTGA
- a CDS encoding iron-containing alcohol dehydrogenase yields the protein MRPWTFHSAGTLLFGRDAVHQLGTVASRLKAKRVFVVTDEVLVRVGVAARVTEPLAAAGLTINVFTGCAPEPPVEVVRAAVAAARAFAPDVVLGLGGGSNMDVSKLVALILAHGGDPTDYVGDCRVPGPIYPLICVPTTAGTGSEVSAAAVFTDTAKKIKVSCLSPYLRPAAAVVDPLLTVGCPKTVTADSGIDALTHAIEAFTAVDQDEFLDRPPGGETVYQGKNPIADVMATTCIGLVARFLRRAVADGNDLEAREAMAQAATLGGLAFANAGVALVHAMEYPVGGAVHVSHGAGNGLLLPYVMRYNLPARAKTIAALSEPFGKPFHGTDHLAAAEGVIEKIEHLRADIGIPTRLREIGVTEAMLHGFAEKAFAIKRLMRVNPRMPASADEILEIYKAAY from the coding sequence ATGCGTCCCTGGACCTTCCATTCGGCCGGCACTCTCCTCTTCGGCCGGGACGCCGTTCACCAGCTCGGGACGGTGGCGAGCCGCTTGAAGGCCAAGCGGGTGTTCGTGGTGACGGACGAGGTACTGGTGCGGGTCGGGGTCGCGGCCCGCGTGACCGAACCACTGGCCGCCGCCGGGCTGACGATCAACGTATTCACCGGCTGCGCGCCCGAACCGCCGGTTGAGGTGGTGCGGGCCGCCGTCGCCGCGGCACGGGCGTTTGCCCCGGATGTGGTGCTGGGGTTGGGCGGCGGCAGCAACATGGACGTGTCGAAGCTCGTCGCCCTGATCCTCGCGCACGGCGGCGACCCGACCGATTACGTAGGCGACTGCCGGGTGCCCGGGCCGATTTACCCGCTCATCTGCGTGCCGACCACGGCGGGGACCGGTTCCGAAGTCTCGGCCGCGGCCGTGTTCACGGACACGGCGAAGAAGATCAAGGTGAGCTGCCTCAGCCCCTACCTCCGGCCCGCGGCGGCCGTCGTCGACCCGCTCCTGACGGTCGGGTGCCCGAAGACGGTGACGGCCGACAGCGGGATCGACGCCCTCACGCACGCGATCGAGGCGTTCACGGCCGTCGACCAGGACGAATTTCTTGACCGGCCGCCAGGCGGGGAAACGGTGTATCAGGGCAAGAACCCGATAGCCGACGTGATGGCCACCACCTGTATCGGGCTCGTCGCTCGCTTCCTCCGCCGGGCCGTCGCGGACGGGAATGACTTGGAAGCCCGCGAGGCAATGGCCCAGGCGGCGACGCTCGGCGGGCTCGCGTTTGCCAACGCCGGGGTCGCCTTGGTCCACGCGATGGAATACCCGGTAGGCGGCGCGGTCCACGTCTCGCACGGCGCGGGCAACGGGTTGTTACTTCCTTATGTGATGCGATACAACCTGCCGGCACGTGCCAAAACGATTGCGGCTCTGTCCGAGCCGTTCGGCAAGCCGTTCCACGGAACGGATCACCTGGCCGCAGCCGAAGGTGTCATCGAGAAGATCGAACACCTACGTGCCGACATCGGCATCCCGACCCGCCTGCGGGAGATTGGTGTCACGGAAGCCATGTTGCACGGGTTCGCGGAGAAGGCGTTCGCGATCAAGCGGCTGATGCGCGTAAACCCGCGCATGCCCGCCTCGGCGGACGAGATCCTGGAGATTTACAAAGCGGCTTATTGA
- a CDS encoding zinc-ribbon domain containing protein — protein MNSTCEDCKQPFVFTASEQQFWYETLKFWVQSHPKQCISCRRVRRAKRSTARDEQVYRQRGGT, from the coding sequence GTGAATAGCACATGCGAAGACTGTAAACAGCCTTTCGTCTTCACGGCTTCTGAGCAGCAGTTCTGGTACGAGACGCTTAAATTCTGGGTGCAATCGCACCCAAAACAGTGTATCTCATGCCGACGCGTCCGCCGGGCCAAGCGCAGCACCGCGCGGGACGAACAAGTCTACCGGCAACGAGGGGGCACCTGA